In one Motacilla alba alba isolate MOTALB_02 chromosome 7, Motacilla_alba_V1.0_pri, whole genome shotgun sequence genomic region, the following are encoded:
- the ABI2 gene encoding abl interactor 2 isoform X11: protein MAELQMLLEEEIPGGRRALFDSYTNLERVAEYCETNYIQSADKQRALEETKAYTTQSLASVAYLINTLANNVLQMLDIQASQLRRMESSINHISQTVDIHKEKVARREIGILTTNKNTSRTHKIIAPANLERPVRYIRKPIDYTILDDIGHGVKVSTQNMKMGGLPRTTPPTQKPPSPPMSGKGTIGRHSPYRTLEPVRPPVVPNDYVPSPTRTMAPAQQSPVRTASVNQRNRTYSSGSSGGSHPSSRSSSRENSGSGSVGVPIAVPTPSPPSVYPGHPVQFYSMNRPAARHTPPTIGGSLPYRRPPSITSQTSLQNQMNGGPFYNQNPASLAPPPPSILQVTPQLPLMGFVARVQENISDTPPPPPPVDEQVFDESPPPPPPPEDYEEEEAAVVEYSDPYAEEDPPWAPRTYLEKVVAIYDYTKDKEDELSFQEGAIIYVIKKNDDGWYEGVMNGVTGLFPGNYVESIMHYSE from the exons TCAGCAGATAAGCAGCGAGCCCTGGAAGAAACCAAAGCCTACACAACGCAGTCCTTAGCAAGCGTAGCCTATCTGATCAACACTTTGGCCAACAATGTTCTCCAAATGCTGGATATCCAGGCATCCCAGCTCCGGCGCATGGAATCTTCAATCAACCACATTTCACAA ACGGTGGACATTCACAAAGAGAAAGTTGCTAGAAGAGAAATTGGTATCTTGActacaaacaaaaacacctcaAGAACTCACAAAATCATTGCACCAGCTAACTTGGAGCGACCAGTTCGCTACATCAGGAAACCTATTGATTATACAATTCTAGATGATATTGGACATGGAGTGAAG GTCAGCACCCAGAATATGAAGATGGGTGGGCTGCCTCGCACAACACCACCCACCCAGAAGCCACCAAGTCCACCCATGTCAGGAAAAGGAACTATTGG GCGGCACTCCCCGTACCGCACGCTGGAGCCGGTGCGGCCCCCGGTGGTGCCCAACGATTACGTGCCGAGCCCGACGCGCACCATGGCCCcggcccagcagagccccgtCAGAACGGCCTCGGTCAACCAGCGCAACCGCACCTACAG cagtggcagtaGTGGAGGAAGCCACCCAAGTAGTCGGAGCAGCAGTCGAGAGAACAGTGGAAGTGGAAGTGTAGGTGTTCCCATTGCTGTTCCCACACCATCTCCTCCTAGTGTCTATCCAG GTCACCCAGTTCAGTTCTACAGCATGAACAGGCCTGCAGCTCGGCACACGCCCCCGACCATCGGGGGCTCTTTGCCGTATCGGCGGCCGCCTTCCATCACATCACAGACGAGCCTTCAGAACCAGATGAATGGGGGCCCCTTCTACAACCAGAACCCAG CATCCCTtgctcctcctcccccctccaTCCTACAGGTAACTCCACAGTTACCACTAATGGGATTTGTGGCCAGAGTTCAAGAAAACA TTTCAGATACTCCTCCCCCCCCACCGCCCGTGGACGAGCAGGTGTTTGATGAGTCTCCACCCCCACCCCCGCCTCCAGAGGATtatgaggaggaggaagcagctgtggTGGAGTACAGCGATCCCTATGCTGAGGAGGACCCTCCCTGGGCACCGAGGACATACTTAGAAAAGG TGGTGGCAATCTATGACTACACCAAGGACAAGGAAGATGAGCTCTCATTTCAGGAAGGTGCCATCATTTATGTCATCAAGAAAAATGATGATGGCTGGTATGAGGGGGTCATGAATGGAGTGACGGGGCTGTTCCCAGGGAACTATGTGGAGTCGATCATGCATTACTCAGAGTGA
- the ABI2 gene encoding abl interactor 2 isoform X16, which produces MAELQMLLEEEIPGGRRALFDSYTNLERVAEYCETNYIQSADKQRALEETKAYTTQSLASVAYLINTLANNVLQMLDIQASQLRRMESSINHISQVSTQNMKMGGLPRTTPPTQKPPSPPMSGKGTIGRHSPYRTLEPVRPPVVPNDYVPSPTRTMAPAQQSPVRTASVNQRNRTYSSSGSSGGSHPSSRSSSRENSGSGSVGVPIAVPTPSPPSVYPGHPVQFYSMNRPAARHTPPTIGGSLPYRRPPSITSQTSLQNQMNGGPFYNQNPVSDTPPPPPPVDEQVFDESPPPPPPPEDYEEEEAAVVEYSDPYAEEDPPWAPRTYLEKVVAIYDYTKDKEDELSFQEGAIIYVIKKNDDGWYEGVMNGVTGLFPGNYVESIMHYSE; this is translated from the exons TCAGCAGATAAGCAGCGAGCCCTGGAAGAAACCAAAGCCTACACAACGCAGTCCTTAGCAAGCGTAGCCTATCTGATCAACACTTTGGCCAACAATGTTCTCCAAATGCTGGATATCCAGGCATCCCAGCTCCGGCGCATGGAATCTTCAATCAACCACATTTCACAA GTCAGCACCCAGAATATGAAGATGGGTGGGCTGCCTCGCACAACACCACCCACCCAGAAGCCACCAAGTCCACCCATGTCAGGAAAAGGAACTATTGG GCGGCACTCCCCGTACCGCACGCTGGAGCCGGTGCGGCCCCCGGTGGTGCCCAACGATTACGTGCCGAGCCCGACGCGCACCATGGCCCcggcccagcagagccccgtCAGAACGGCCTCGGTCAACCAGCGCAACCGCACCTACAG cagcagtggcagtaGTGGAGGAAGCCACCCAAGTAGTCGGAGCAGCAGTCGAGAGAACAGTGGAAGTGGAAGTGTAGGTGTTCCCATTGCTGTTCCCACACCATCTCCTCCTAGTGTCTATCCAG GTCACCCAGTTCAGTTCTACAGCATGAACAGGCCTGCAGCTCGGCACACGCCCCCGACCATCGGGGGCTCTTTGCCGTATCGGCGGCCGCCTTCCATCACATCACAGACGAGCCTTCAGAACCAGATGAATGGGGGCCCCTTCTACAACCAGAACCCAG TTTCAGATACTCCTCCCCCCCCACCGCCCGTGGACGAGCAGGTGTTTGATGAGTCTCCACCCCCACCCCCGCCTCCAGAGGATtatgaggaggaggaagcagctgtggTGGAGTACAGCGATCCCTATGCTGAGGAGGACCCTCCCTGGGCACCGAGGACATACTTAGAAAAGG TGGTGGCAATCTATGACTACACCAAGGACAAGGAAGATGAGCTCTCATTTCAGGAAGGTGCCATCATTTATGTCATCAAGAAAAATGATGATGGCTGGTATGAGGGGGTCATGAATGGAGTGACGGGGCTGTTCCCAGGGAACTATGTGGAGTCGATCATGCATTACTCAGAGTGA
- the ABI2 gene encoding abl interactor 2 isoform X12, giving the protein MLDIQASQLRRMESSINHISQTVDIHKEKVARREIGILTTNKNTSRTHKIIAPANLERPVRYIRKPIDYTILDDIGHGVKWLLRFKVSTQNMKMGGLPRTTPPTQKPPSPPMSGKGTIGRHSPYRTLEPVRPPVVPNDYVPSPTRTMAPAQQSPVRTASVNQRNRTYSSSGSSGGSHPSSRSSSRENSGSGSVGVPIAVPTPSPPSVYPAPAGSAGTSPLPATSAPAPTPPAPPAPSSAAPDAAAAAAGAQPLADGFTSPTPPAVSSTPSAGHPVQFYSMNRPAARHTPPTIGGSLPYRRPPSITSQTSLQNQMNGGPFYNQNPASLAPPPPSILQVTPQLPLMGFVARVQENISDTPPPPPPVDEQVFDESPPPPPPPEDYEEEEAAVVEYSDPYAEEDPPWAPRTYLEKVVAIYDYTKDKEDELSFQEGAIIYVIKKNDDGWYEGVMNGVTGLFPGNYVESIMHYSE; this is encoded by the exons ATGCTGGATATCCAGGCATCCCAGCTCCGGCGCATGGAATCTTCAATCAACCACATTTCACAA ACGGTGGACATTCACAAAGAGAAAGTTGCTAGAAGAGAAATTGGTATCTTGActacaaacaaaaacacctcaAGAACTCACAAAATCATTGCACCAGCTAACTTGGAGCGACCAGTTCGCTACATCAGGAAACCTATTGATTATACAATTCTAGATGATATTGGACATGGAGTGAAG TGGTTGCTTAGATTTAAG GTCAGCACCCAGAATATGAAGATGGGTGGGCTGCCTCGCACAACACCACCCACCCAGAAGCCACCAAGTCCACCCATGTCAGGAAAAGGAACTATTGG GCGGCACTCCCCGTACCGCACGCTGGAGCCGGTGCGGCCCCCGGTGGTGCCCAACGATTACGTGCCGAGCCCGACGCGCACCATGGCCCcggcccagcagagccccgtCAGAACGGCCTCGGTCAACCAGCGCAACCGCACCTACAG cagcagtggcagtaGTGGAGGAAGCCACCCAAGTAGTCGGAGCAGCAGTCGAGAGAACAGTGGAAGTGGAAGTGTAGGTGTTCCCATTGCTGTTCCCACACCATCTCCTCCTAGTGTCTATCCAG CCCCTGCTGGCTCAGCTGGCACTTCTCCCCTTCCTGCtacctctgctcctgcccccactcctcctgctcctcctgccccttcctccgCTGccccagatgctgctgctgctgctgcaggagctcagccccTTGCTGATGGCTTCACCTCTCCAACTCCCCCTGCTGTTTCTTCCACACCCTCTGCAG GTCACCCAGTTCAGTTCTACAGCATGAACAGGCCTGCAGCTCGGCACACGCCCCCGACCATCGGGGGCTCTTTGCCGTATCGGCGGCCGCCTTCCATCACATCACAGACGAGCCTTCAGAACCAGATGAATGGGGGCCCCTTCTACAACCAGAACCCAG CATCCCTtgctcctcctcccccctccaTCCTACAGGTAACTCCACAGTTACCACTAATGGGATTTGTGGCCAGAGTTCAAGAAAACA TTTCAGATACTCCTCCCCCCCCACCGCCCGTGGACGAGCAGGTGTTTGATGAGTCTCCACCCCCACCCCCGCCTCCAGAGGATtatgaggaggaggaagcagctgtggTGGAGTACAGCGATCCCTATGCTGAGGAGGACCCTCCCTGGGCACCGAGGACATACTTAGAAAAGG TGGTGGCAATCTATGACTACACCAAGGACAAGGAAGATGAGCTCTCATTTCAGGAAGGTGCCATCATTTATGTCATCAAGAAAAATGATGATGGCTGGTATGAGGGGGTCATGAATGGAGTGACGGGGCTGTTCCCAGGGAACTATGTGGAGTCGATCATGCATTACTCAGAGTGA
- the ABI2 gene encoding abl interactor 2 isoform X2, producing MAELQMLLEEEIPGGRRALFDSYTNLERVAEYCETNYIQSADKQRALEETKAYTTQSLASVAYLINTLANNVLQMLDIQASQLRRMESSINHISQTVDIHKEKVARREIGILTTNKNTSRTHKIIAPANLERPVRYIRKPIDYTILDDIGHGVKWLLRFKVSTQNMKMGGLPRTTPPTQKPPSPPMSGKGTIGRHSPYRTLEPVRPPVVPNDYVPSPTRTMAPAQQSPVRTASVNQRNRTYSSGSSGGSHPSSRSSSRENSGSGSVGVPIAVPTPSPPSVYPAPAGSAGTSPLPATSAPAPTPPAPPAPSSAAPDAAAAAAGAQPLADGFTSPTPPAVSSTPSAGHPVQFYSMNRPAARHTPPTIGGSLPYRRPPSITSQTSLQNQMNGGPFYNQNPASLAPPPPSILQVTPQLPLMGFVARVQENISDTPPPPPPVDEQVFDESPPPPPPPEDYEEEEAAVVEYSDPYAEEDPPWAPRTYLEKVVAIYDYTKDKEDELSFQEGAIIYVIKKNDDGWYEGVMNGVTGLFPGNYVESIMHYSE from the exons TCAGCAGATAAGCAGCGAGCCCTGGAAGAAACCAAAGCCTACACAACGCAGTCCTTAGCAAGCGTAGCCTATCTGATCAACACTTTGGCCAACAATGTTCTCCAAATGCTGGATATCCAGGCATCCCAGCTCCGGCGCATGGAATCTTCAATCAACCACATTTCACAA ACGGTGGACATTCACAAAGAGAAAGTTGCTAGAAGAGAAATTGGTATCTTGActacaaacaaaaacacctcaAGAACTCACAAAATCATTGCACCAGCTAACTTGGAGCGACCAGTTCGCTACATCAGGAAACCTATTGATTATACAATTCTAGATGATATTGGACATGGAGTGAAG TGGTTGCTTAGATTTAAG GTCAGCACCCAGAATATGAAGATGGGTGGGCTGCCTCGCACAACACCACCCACCCAGAAGCCACCAAGTCCACCCATGTCAGGAAAAGGAACTATTGG GCGGCACTCCCCGTACCGCACGCTGGAGCCGGTGCGGCCCCCGGTGGTGCCCAACGATTACGTGCCGAGCCCGACGCGCACCATGGCCCcggcccagcagagccccgtCAGAACGGCCTCGGTCAACCAGCGCAACCGCACCTACAG cagtggcagtaGTGGAGGAAGCCACCCAAGTAGTCGGAGCAGCAGTCGAGAGAACAGTGGAAGTGGAAGTGTAGGTGTTCCCATTGCTGTTCCCACACCATCTCCTCCTAGTGTCTATCCAG CCCCTGCTGGCTCAGCTGGCACTTCTCCCCTTCCTGCtacctctgctcctgcccccactcctcctgctcctcctgccccttcctccgCTGccccagatgctgctgctgctgctgcaggagctcagccccTTGCTGATGGCTTCACCTCTCCAACTCCCCCTGCTGTTTCTTCCACACCCTCTGCAG GTCACCCAGTTCAGTTCTACAGCATGAACAGGCCTGCAGCTCGGCACACGCCCCCGACCATCGGGGGCTCTTTGCCGTATCGGCGGCCGCCTTCCATCACATCACAGACGAGCCTTCAGAACCAGATGAATGGGGGCCCCTTCTACAACCAGAACCCAG CATCCCTtgctcctcctcccccctccaTCCTACAGGTAACTCCACAGTTACCACTAATGGGATTTGTGGCCAGAGTTCAAGAAAACA TTTCAGATACTCCTCCCCCCCCACCGCCCGTGGACGAGCAGGTGTTTGATGAGTCTCCACCCCCACCCCCGCCTCCAGAGGATtatgaggaggaggaagcagctgtggTGGAGTACAGCGATCCCTATGCTGAGGAGGACCCTCCCTGGGCACCGAGGACATACTTAGAAAAGG TGGTGGCAATCTATGACTACACCAAGGACAAGGAAGATGAGCTCTCATTTCAGGAAGGTGCCATCATTTATGTCATCAAGAAAAATGATGATGGCTGGTATGAGGGGGTCATGAATGGAGTGACGGGGCTGTTCCCAGGGAACTATGTGGAGTCGATCATGCATTACTCAGAGTGA